Genomic DNA from Pongo abelii isolate AG06213 chromosome 22, NHGRI_mPonAbe1-v2.0_pri, whole genome shotgun sequence:
gaggtagagagtagaatgatagataccagaggctgCAAAGGGAGTGTGGGTGGGTAGGATGATGAAGAGAAGCAGGCTAATGGGtataaacatacagttagatagaaggaataagctCTAATGTGGGATAGCAGagtatggtgactatagtcaagttaacaacaatatattgtcTATTTCAAAATAACGAAGAGAGAGGACCTGAACTggtcccaacacatagaaatgataaatactttagGTAATAGATACcttaaataccctgacttgatcattacacattctacacatgtaacaaaatatcacatgtactgcataaatatgtacaaatatgtatCAGTGAAACAACTCACAATGGCAAGGTTCCTTTTATAACCCTCACTGTTCCAAATGAAAAACTGAATCAAGATCATATAGTTATTACACGATAGGGCAGGGATTTAAATCAGACCACTTAACCCAAGAACCACCCATTTCACCATGATTGTCATGTGTGTCAGTTCCATGTAATGTTCTTACTGACCTGCAAGATGATGTGTACATGCTTCAGGATCTACTGACAAGCAGGCTTTGAAATCCCTGCCTCCTAGTACAACCTATTCTGCAGTGACATTCTTCTTTTAACTGAAGTGTACCTTACCAAGTAACTGAAGAAAGCCAGCCAGATTAAGAAGCAGGTTTGGGGCCACTTGTAGGTGAGTGCAACTGTTTGAGGAGAATTCCAGGCAAGGAGAAACTTTACTCAGCTCTAAGTGTATCCTATGATCTAAATGTTACAGATACATTATAATCCCAAGGGTTCTTCTGAAAGGAGCAGATACCTGCTAGAGAAAGAGCAGATTTCTATGGAAATGAGGCCATTCCTTCTGGAaaagcaacaaaagcaacaaaCCCTTACATTGTTTATAAGCCCTTAAGGTTTTCTTGTAATCTGAGTTTACCTGCTTCATGATTCCTTATAATATATGGCAGAAGAACTGTATAATTATTAAAAGTTACTTAAGTATCAACACTTTCATTTCTTGTCATCCACCTCTGAATTTGTCACCTCTGTTTAACCCTCCCTGGTATTTAAATAGCTAATCTAGTGTTGGAGGCCAGGTTAACAATGTGCAAGTCTCTAAGTGACTTCATAGTGACCTTCACACGTCTATTTATTTGGTATTTCCTTTGTGTTCCTTTATATGAAATGACTGAGCCCTTGCtaataattaaaagaatttgCTAAAGTATTCTTTTGGCAAAGTCAGTAGATAAGAATTTCTgtgagtggctcacgcctgtaatcccagcactttaggaggccgaggtgggtggatcacgaggtcaggagatcaagaccatcctggataacacggtgaaaccccatctctactaaaaatacaaaaaattagccaggcgtggtggcgggtgcctgtagtcccagctactagggaggctgaggcaggagaatggcatgaacccgggaggcggagcttgcagtgagccgagatagcaccactgcagtctggcctgggcaaaagagtgagactccgtctcaaaaaaaaaaaaaaaagaatttctgtgAATAGTGTGTCTTGTGACATTAGCTTGCCCCCCAAAGTATAAAACTAACTGAGAAAAGTATTTTCCAAAACTAGTTCAGGTTGGTGCATATGTATTTGAAGGCACGTGTGTATTCACtcattcaggaaatatttatggAGCTCTACTATGTGCCTGGTCTATCCTAGGCAATGACAAGAAAAACCCCTGCTTTCACAGAATCACCATCCTAGTGGGCTGAGGTAGGGTAGACAGATAACAATTAGAATATATTATGTGTCAGATGAAGGTAACTGCTATGGGGGAAAATAAGGCAGAGAAGGATGCCAGAGAGTAGGGgttgtgttttaaaatgaaatgcttgggccgggcattgtggctcatgcctgtaatccaagtactttgggaggccaaagcaggcggatcatgaggtcaagagatcgagtccatcctggccaacatggtgaaaccccatcactactaaaaaaaacacaaaaattagctggatgtggtgccatgcgcctgtagtcccagatactcgggaggctgagacaggaggatcacttgaacctgggagctggaggcttcagtgagccgagatcacaccactgcactccagccattttataaaagtaaaatggagCGCTTGGGGAAAATAATTAATCAGAGACTGCAGCAAGGTAAGGGAGTAAGCCATGAGAATATAGGGGGCATCCCAGGCAGAGGCCCAGCAAGTTCTAGGAACAGCAAGCAGGCTGGTGTTTTTGGGGCTGCAGAAGTCTAGTAGGCCAGAAAGAGACTGGGATTGCCTGATTTTACAGGACCTTATACTTCATGCATAAAGACTTGACTTTTTCTTAGTGTAAGACAGAAAACCCTTGAAGGGTTTTGAGCATAAAAGTGGCATGGTCTGATTCATGATTTCCAAAGTGGATCAGCTGGCTATGGAGTGGAGAGCAGACTGTCGAAGGCCAGGAACTAGTTAGGAGGTGGTGGCAATAATCTAGGTGACAGGAGGTGATGGTGACTTGGACTGGTACAGTGGTAATGGAGATAGAGAGAAGAGGTTGGAttttatgtgtgtgagtgtgtgtgtgtgtgtttgtgtacttTCTAGTGATGGCATCTCACTATGCTGCTtccaagctggtctagaactcctgggtgcaagtgattctcttgcttcagcctcccgagtagctgggactacaggtgcaccaccatgcctggctttggatatatatttttaaaaagtgaagccaGTTTGATTTACTGGCAGGTTGGATGTAGGGTGTGGAAGAAAAGAGCTAAGGTTTTCAGTTTGGGCATGTCTGTGCACACATTGGCATATGTGTCTACATAAAGGTTAACGTTATCCAAAATTAtctcatttctttgtttatttgttttttttgtttttttttctctacacCATTTGAAGAGGGACCTTCCCAGTCTTGTTTATTGCTGTATATCCAGTGTCTGGAAcaatctgtctctgtctctttctctttctcttttaaaagaaagtatttaGTTGTCAGTAATGTGGTTACAGAAAAATTGTAAGGagctgttattttctgtcttctgcaTTTTCAGCATTGAgcctgcatttatttaaaaataaactttatttaattACAGAAGATTGAACAAATTTGCAAAATtatataatagaaaattttaaaatgcttattatCATTAAGTGAAAAATTCTACATTCTGCAGACAGAATGTTATTTTGAGAGCCAATGTTAATGTGAGTAAATGACCCCAAACCCTATAAAAGAATAAATCCAAACCCTGTAAGATCAAATAGCCTTGTGTGATCCACAGGATCAGTTTCCAGGACAGAATAGACTTTATTAGCATTGTTTTTCTGCAAGGACATTATCCAGGCCAGTTCTCAGCCACTCAGCCAACAGCTTTGTTTCCGACTGTGCCAAGTCTGCAAACAGCAGCTGATCATCTTTAGCTCAATTCAAAAGGAGGTTTTTCTAGATATTCCAACCACCACCCCCATAGCCAGCACATTTCTATCAAGTTTGATTGAGTTagaatttatgaaatatttcctGAATGAGTGAATACACACGCGCCTTCAAATACATATGCACCAACCTGAACTAGTTTTGGAAAATACTTTCCTCAGTTAGTTTTATACTTTGGGGGGTAAGCTAATGTCACAAGACACTCTATTGACAGAAATTCTTATCTACTGAGTTTGCTAAAAGAATTTGCTAAATATTATTACCCACATAAGTGTCTTTAATTTGGTTCTTTGTAAACGTTGAGCATTGAAGACAGTTGGTTTGTTATTAAGGACAAAGTTATGCATCTAACTAATCTCACATTTTTCTAAGCAGTGCAAATAAAACCAGAGCCCTTCAATGGTTCACAGGTCCACAATCCTTTTATATACATTCTGAAATCCTAAAAGGCTCTGAATACTGAAAGTTTTTTTGGGAACTCATCTGGAATCAGGaccagaatggcttgaactcagttGGAGGTGAACCTAAACTGGGGGTGAGGGGCCTGAAGCTTGTATGATTTTACTGTATCTCACCAAATGTGATGCCTATCTGTCTTACTGCAGAAATATTAATGTGTTTGATCACAAAGTGATGTTCTGTGTTATGTAATATACACTAAAATCACTCAATCATCTTTCTAATAATTCTGTTTTCTGAAACACATCTGGGCTCATGGGATTTGCATAAAGCACAGTAAACCTGTACTGTGTTTGCTGTTCGGGGCTGAACGTGctggcttcatttttctttacaaGATAAGGGTGATGGCTGCTACCTTGCCCAGTGAATGCAGCAGGATTCCTTTTCTAGGTGCCTAGAGCTTTTACAGCTCACGTGCATCTCTGGCTCACCTGTGTGAGTGTCGTGCTTTGAGTAGATGCCACTTTGTGGGATGAAGCTTCTGGCCTGTACCTACCCAGACAGAGCACAGCCTTGGAGAAAGGTAGCATGAAGCTGAGTGTCTTTGGGCTCCTGTCCTGTCATCCATCAGTGATGAGCAATGGGAAGTAGAAGGAGACACATTATGTTCATGGCCAAAGGTGTGACCCCAAGCCACATCAAAGGCACCCCCAGCTCTTTCAACGAAAACAACCTTCTGTGGGCATGAGGGGCTCATGTATCTTAGGCCAATATCAAAGCCATATAAAGCCTGACGAATCAAGTCAATCTTGAGCTGGGATCCCCGTTCCACCACATTTACATAGTGCCACCTTGGGTAACCCAGTTTCTGGGTAACCCAGTTTCTTGGTAACCCACTAGAAGTAGCCTGGCTTATAATAAACTTACAACATACTTTTCACCATAAtaacttcctttttaaagaagGTATTGGGTCTGTGATCCTGGGAGAACCCTAACCCAGGGAATTCCATAGCTCCCCTCTTTCACatcttggattttcttttctccacctccAGATCCCCAAGCTCTTAACTTGGAGGCAGAAGCACTGGTCGTGAGTTTAGAAATCTAGGAGAATCAGCAAGATACACAGACTCTTACAGTCTTAAGAGACCCGGGAGATGAGGGTGTAACCTTTTTCCAGCGCAGGGCTCCCACGATCCTCCAGACAGGCCCAGAGAAGCGGCCCCTCATGGACAACAGCGCCCATCTCTGGTCTGAGAAACTCGACTGGTTCCTTGTGCGTCTATATGAGGGGCCTCTGGAACCTCTCCGGGGGCCCTGCAGACATGGGAAGGCGGCAAGCGTAGCCTCCCCTGCTTCTTCTCTCCGGGATTTACACCCTTGCTCTTGGACACCAGGCACAATGTGGACATCTTCAGTTGGGTACCGGGGGAGCTTGATGCTTCACTCCTGGGGTAAGGTGGGGATTAGGTGTTTGGGTGTCGGGGTGTGTGTTTGGAGGGGGTGATTTAAATGACTCTGGAACTTGAAGCCATTCTGGAGAACAACACCCAAGCGGCCAGGAGAACCAGAATCTTTTCATCAACATCCACAAGGGTCACGAGAAAGGCTGTCATTGGCCAAGCTCCTAGGCTACCCAaacaagggagggaggaggggaaaacAAACCCCGCCCAAGCCCCAGGGGATGGAGTTGGCACCAAGGACTTCTGGTCAACCCCAGGACAGCAGACAGCGGGCCGGGCACTTCCAAAGGTGCAGGAGCGAAGCAGCCCTCTCCAGCTTTGCACTGCACCTCCGCGGCCCGCGGGCGAGATTGGGGTCCCGGTGGGGAGCAGACGCGCAATCGGGGAGAAGCTCCAGAGGTGGAGGAAGAGTCCAGAGAGCTTCAGCTGGGCAGAAGGGGCGCAGAGGCTTGGGGCCAAGCGGAGTTTGCCCTGCGGATCCTGCGCGAGGCCCCAGTACCCCGGCTAAATCTTTACCGCAGGATCCCTGAGCCGGCGTCCTTCAAGGAGCACAGAGGGCCCCGCAGCACGCCCCTTGCCCAGCGCCACCGACCCCTAAGCAGCATCAAGGAAGGAGTCCCGATCAAGGACAGGGATCTGCAGCCATGGCCGAGGCCGCGGAGCCGGAGGGAGTTGCCCCGGGTCCCCAGGGGCCGCCGGAGGTCCCCGCGCCTCTGGCTGAGAGACCCGGAGAGCCAGGAGCCGCGGGCGGGGAGGCAGAAGGGCCGCAGGGGAGCGAGggcgcagaggaggcgccgagggGCGCCGCTGTGAAGGAGGCGGGAGGCGGCGGGCCGGACAGGGGCCCGGAGGCCGAGGCGCGGGGCACGAGGGGGGCGCAAGGCGAGactgaggccgaggagggagcCCCGGAGGGTGCCGAGGTGccccagggaggggaggagacaaGCGGCGCGCAGCAGGTGGAGGGGGCGAGCCCGGGACGCGGCGCGCAGGGCGAGCCCCGCGGGGAGGCTCGGAGGGAGCCCGAGGACTCTGCGGCCCCCGAGAGGCAGCAGGAGGCGGAGCAGAGGCCTGAGGCCCCGGAAGGCAGCGCGCCTGGGGCGGCGGGGGACAGCGTAGACGCGGAGGGCCCGCTGGGGGACAACATAGAAGCCGAGGACCCGGCGGGCGACAGCGTAGACGCGGAGGGCCGGGTGGGGGACAGCGTAGACGCGGAGGGCCGGGTGGGGGACAGCGTAGACGCGGAGGGCCCGGCGGGGGACAGCGTAGACGCGGAGGGCCCGCTGGGGGACAACATAGAAGCCGAGGACCCGGCGGGCGACAGCGTAGACGCGGAGGGCCGGGCGGGGGACAGCATGGACGCCGAGGGTCCGGCGGGGGACAGCGTAGACGCGGAGGGCCGGGTGGGGGACAGCGTAGACGCGGAGGGCCGGGTGGGGGACAGCGTAGACGCGGAGGGCCCGGCGGGGGACAGCGTAGACGCGGAGGGCCCGGCGGGGGACAGCGTAGACGCGGAGGGCCGGGCGGGGGACAGCATGGACGCCGAGGGTCCGGCAGGAAGGGCGCGCCGGGTCTCGGGTGAGCCGCAGGAAGCAGGGGACCGCAGCGTCTCGCCCCAGGCCGAGGCAATTGAGGTCGCAGCCGGGGAGAGCGCGGGGCGCAGCCCCGGTGAGCTCGCCTGGGACGCAGCGGAGGAGGCGGAGGTCCCGGGGGGAAAGGGGTCCGAGGAAGCGGCCCCCGGGGACGCAAGGGCAGACGCTGGCGAGGACGGGGTAGGGGATGGGCCACAGCAGGAGTCGGGGGAGGACGACGAGAGACGAGAGCGGAGCCCGGAGGGGCCGAGGGAGGAGGCCGCAGCTGGGGGCGAGGAGGAATCCCCCGACAGCAGCCCACATGGGGAGGCCTCCAGGGGCGCCGCGGAGCCTGAGGCCCAACTCAGCAACCACCTGGCCGAGGAGGGCCCCGCCGAGGGTGGCGACGAGGCCACGCGCGTGAACGGCCGCCGGGAGGACGGAGAGGCGTCCGAGCAGCgggccctggggcaggagcaCGACATCACCCTCTTCGTCAAGGTAAAGCTCGCTTCCCTCAATTCTTAGGACGACCCCCTTCCGTTAGAGGTCTTGGTCATCTCAGATCCCAGAGGGAAGCGCAGGGAGGAACCCTTGGTGATGTCCTGATTGTCATCAGGTGCTTCCATGCGCGGGAGGTAGGCGGGACAGCCGGGATTTCCTGGAGAAGAGTTTCCAGGGCATTTGCGGGAGGACTCAACGGTCTGGAAGCAAAgactttgggggtgggggtgacgGGGAGTGCGATGGGGGGCAATGAGGATGTGGGGTTGTGGGTTCAGCATCCCACTGTCCTTTGTCCTGAAAATCCTAAGTAACCCTCCTAATCAGGAGGTTATTAACGAATtaactaaaaagttaaaaaaaaaaaaaagaaaaaaaagaaaaaagaaaagaaaagcaacacaCCCTATTGGTGTTCAAAGGGATTTCTGCCAAAGGAAGCTTTAATACTTGAAGTCAAAAAACGCAGACAGGTAGGTTCAATTTGGGAGATGCCTTCGAGACTCAATCTCAGAGACCCAGAGCTGGTCAATGTTTTCAACTCCAAAAAGGTATTCCATTTTGGTAGAATCAACAATGTACGTTTAGGGGGGAAAGTGGAGCCTTATTGACCTAATGTTTATTGAACGTTTTAACATTTAATTTGGAAGAATACAAGATGCCAGTGACTTGAACATCATCTGCTTGTATGTAATGTTTTTAACCGCAGTTCACATGGGAAGAGAGCAAGGATTCTGTGAAGGAATCTGTAGAGACACAACTCAGGAAGTTTTGAATTTAAACAGGAATTATTTACAAGGcatgaaaaatgaaagaacaaagctcaGCAGCGGTTCACACCAGGATCTTTGTTTAAAAAGCCTTTTCTGAGGACCTTTGGCCAGACCCAGGAAAGCTGGAGATAATAAGGTCAAGAATGTGCATTTCATGTTGAATCATAATCCTTCAGAAATACTTTCAGGCTTATAGAAACCAGTTACCATCTAAACCTCTCTGGCTGAAATGCAAGCACATTTTAATAAGTAAAAGGAAATGCTCCCAATGTGATTAACATCAGAATTTTAAGAATTGTTTGGGTGGCGAGGGACTTGGAAAagaagtggtgtgtgtgtgtttcttcccTAGTGAGAAGGTGCTGTTTCTGGCTTTTTTCAAGACCCTGGGACATAACCTCAGGACACCAGCCCCTGAGAGGCTGCGGGgaagagctggagtgcagtgctgctgtGTGGCCCCAAATCTGCTCCTCTCCATCACCTTGGTTTAAGAAATTACCCATTGCTCTGGTTGTAGGGGTACATGATTCTGGCACACGGCCTCTTAGCACAGTTTTGATGTACAGTAGCAGCTTCTGGCTAGTCTTCCCTGTTTCAGTTCTCTGTCCTCTCCAATCTAGCCTCTTTGTAATAGCCAGTGAGCTGTGGACAAGATctgctaattttatttcttcgTATAAAATTCTTTAGTTGTTTACTGCAGAATTTCAGGTAAATCCCCACTCCTTAGGCAGCCCACAAGGCCctttgtgatgttatttctgccttctttctctCTGACCTTGGCATTGCTGGGTGTCCCCACCCTTTGTTACCTGTGGTCTCGCTATGCCACCTGGATTAAACTACTTACTGTTCCTTGAGGGAGCCACGTTCTTTCCTGCCTTGAAACTTTCTACATTATGTACCCTCTCTCTGAATGGAGTTTCTCCTCCTCGCCCCTGTCTGCCCTCCTGCCTAGTTATCTGCCACAAGTCCAAGAGTTAGCATGGATGTCATATCTTCCAGTCCCAGTTGAGTGTCCCTGTTAAGGCATTGCCCTCAGCCTGCTATGTCTCTTTCCTCAGCTGTGTGAAATTCATCATTCTATCTCCAGTGCAGAACACAGGTATGGGATGTGGTGAAGGCTTGAATGGGTGGCTGGCTGCTGGATAGTGTGGTGATCAAGAACATGGACTTCAGAGCCAGTGGGTCTGGGATCAAATCTTGGCTTTGCTAATTTCTtgccgtgtgaccttgggcaagttacttaattttttgGTATCATTGTGGTCTCATTGATAAAATGGGGACAGTAATACTACCTAGCCCTTGAGGTTACCGTGAGGAATCGAGAATTAGATTACAGAAAGCACTTAGAAAAGTGCCTGGCTGGAAATAAGCGTAGTACACATGTGAGTTCCTATTGTTACATCTGTGCTGCTCCCATACACTTGCATTGATTTTGCACAGAAACAGTTATCCctgccattatttattttatttatttttagggaaaATCCCTCTAGGTACCAAATTACCTCCAATCTCTAGGGATAAGAATGttatgaaaagtaaaaacaacttGCTTTCTCAAATACTGCTTGGGAGGAGTTTGTGGAGGCAGAAGCATGTGGCCTAGCACCAGCAGCCGCAGAGCAAGAGCAGCTTATCCACAATGCTTTATTCTGATGATTGACTTGGTGCTCAGTTGttaactgtttttttcttaaggaaaCAAATAGATCTCCAAATGATGAGATTggttaactttttcattttttttaaattgacacaggttcttgctctgtcacctcgacaggagtgcagtggtgctatctcggttcactgcaacctccgcagactgggttcaaacgattcttgtgtctcagcctcctgagtagctgagactacaggcatgggccgccacacctggctaatttttttgtggttttggtatagatggggttttgccatgttggccagcctggtctcgaactcctgacctcaggtgatccacccaccttggcctcccaaagtgctgggattacaggcttgagccaccatacccggctgagATTGGTTAACTTCTGAGGGGTCACTTATGATGAGCCTCACAGTATTGAcattgtgtctcagtttcttcttaTCCTACCAATTAtgctctttgaaaacaaaatgaaacaaaaacaaaaaagacagacatcaaagcaaaaaacaaaactaaacaaacaaacaaaaaaacaccctttAGACTCGTATTTTCTGAGTTTGAAATACTTGATGTAAAATCTGTCAATTAGTTCAGAATAGGATTTCTTTGCCAGAATTAGCCTTTTCTAGGCTCCTTCTTTGGACTCAGTTTTGTCTGGATTCTAGTCTACTGTGGACACCTGAGCTAGGTTTTGTGAACATGCCTAGGTGTGTCCTCATGGTGGGTTTTCTACAGCATAGCTGGAGTGTGGAATTCATAGCTGGCTTTAGAGGAAAGTACTGCAATATTCTCTCAAACATTCTCCTAGCCTTCATATGACAGCTgagcaaacacattttaaaattagttagCCCATATTCTGTTTGGGAACTCCTAGCTTTCacatttcttccaatttttttttgagacagggtctcactatgttgcccaggctggtctccaactcctaggctcaagcagtcctcctgtctcagcctgctgagtagctgggaccacaggcacgcaccactacacccagctagttttttaaaaaaaattttgtagagacggagttctcACTTTTTTGCTCCagagggtctcaaactcctgggctcaagtgaccctcccactttggcatctcaaagtgctgggattataggcacaagccaccatgcctggcctctcttcctattttgttaaaaataaatatgttggtTACAAATATACCAGAAAGTCATGGCTAACTATGCAGTAACATGTAATAATAATTGTCCCACATTTGCTTCTAATTAGCCATCTAATATATTCTCCATCTTTATGAGAATTGTCATGTTATTAATTTgtcagtttgttttattttacaagcATGCAAGGATGCATTCTTGTACAAAAGCCAGGAACATATAGAACCAGCCAAGAAAGGCCTTAAATTATTTTGTGGTAAATTAATTGCTGATTAtgctaatttttagttttgttttctcaaaGAAGTGTTAATTATTTGTCATCAAATTATAGG
This window encodes:
- the CLIC6 gene encoding chloride intracellular channel protein 6 — translated: MAEAAEPEGVAPGPQGPPEVPAPLAERPGEPGAAGGEAEGPQGSEGAEEAPRGAAVKEAGGGGPDRGPEAEARGTRGAQGETEAEEGAPEGAEVPQGGEETSGAQQVEGASPGRGAQGEPRGEARREPEDSAAPERQQEAEQRPEAPEGSAPGAAGDSVDAEGPLGDNIEAEDPAGDSVDAEGRVGDSVDAEGRVGDSVDAEGPAGDSVDAEGPLGDNIEAEDPAGDSVDAEGRAGDSMDAEGPAGDSVDAEGRVGDSVDAEGRVGDSVDAEGPAGDSVDAEGPAGDSVDAEGRAGDSMDAEGPAGRARRVSGEPQEAGDRSVSPQAEAIEVAAGESAGRSPGELAWDAAEEAEVPGGKGSEEAAPGDARADAGEDGVGDGPQQESGEDDERRERSPEGPREEAAAGGEEESPDSSPHGEASRGAAEPEAQLSNHLAEEGPAEGGDEATRVNGRREDGEASEQRALGQEHDITLFVKAGYDGESIGNCPFSQRLFMILWLKGVIFNVTTVDLKRKPTDLQNLAPGTNPPFMTFDGEVKTDVNKIEEFLEEKLAPPRYPKLGTQHPESNSAGNDVFAKFSAFIKNTKKDANEIYEKNLLKALRKLDNYLNSPLPDEVDAYSTEDVTVSGRKFLDGDELTLADCNLLPKLHIIKIVAKKYRDFEFPSEMTGIWRYLNNAYARDEFTNTCPADQEIEHAYSDVAKRMK